In Selenomonas dianae, a genomic segment contains:
- the queD gene encoding 6-carboxytetrahydropterin synthase QueD: MYTLRVEGAFEAAHRVVNYPGKCDRLHGHNWVVEATFQGTRLDELGMLIDFKIARKALAEILDGFDHYYLNDFPPFNEGVNPTAENLARIIYERLAACAEVQASPAELTALTVWESPKSSVTYTKD; encoded by the coding sequence ATGTATACATTACGCGTCGAAGGCGCATTCGAGGCGGCGCACCGCGTCGTGAACTATCCCGGCAAATGCGACCGCCTGCACGGACACAACTGGGTGGTCGAGGCGACATTTCAGGGCACGCGGCTCGATGAGCTCGGTATGCTGATCGACTTCAAGATTGCAAGAAAAGCGCTTGCCGAAATATTGGACGGCTTCGACCACTACTATCTGAACGACTTCCCCCCGTTCAACGAGGGGGTAAACCCCACGGCGGAAAATCTGGCGCGCATTATCTACGAACGGCTTGCGGCGTGTGCGGAGGTGCAGGCATCCCCTGCGGAGCTGACTGCGCTGACCGTCTGGGAGTCGCCGAAGTCCTCCGTCACCTATACGAAGGATTGA
- a CDS encoding 7-carboxy-7-deazaguanine synthase QueE, giving the protein MGENIIEIFSSIQGEGKYVGCRQVFVRLEGCNLNCTYCDTENEIGRHPVCMVEEQAGTHELVSYENPLSAQQVAEIVAHLAGDVPHHSLSITGGEPLLHVPFIKELAAHIDLPIFLETNGTLDKALAECIDCISHISMDLKLPDVLSAPVWDAHARFLEAARAVDVYVKVVVAAQTCAEDVEYAARLVAAIAPETLLILQPVTPYGGCTAPTPARLLELQRIALRHISDVRIIPQTHRMMDLL; this is encoded by the coding sequence ATGGGCGAGAACATCATCGAGATCTTCTCCTCCATACAGGGCGAGGGGAAATACGTCGGCTGCCGGCAGGTGTTTGTGCGCCTTGAGGGGTGCAATCTCAACTGTACCTACTGCGATACGGAGAATGAGATCGGACGGCATCCCGTCTGCATGGTTGAGGAGCAGGCGGGGACGCACGAACTCGTTTCATACGAAAATCCGCTTTCCGCACAGCAGGTGGCGGAGATTGTCGCGCATCTTGCGGGCGATGTCCCGCACCACTCGCTCAGTATCACGGGCGGTGAGCCGCTGCTTCATGTGCCGTTTATCAAGGAACTTGCCGCGCATATCGACCTGCCCATTTTCCTTGAAACAAATGGAACGCTCGATAAGGCACTCGCGGAGTGCATTGACTGCATTTCGCACATCAGCATGGATCTGAAACTTCCCGATGTCCTGTCCGCGCCTGTCTGGGATGCGCACGCACGATTTCTCGAAGCTGCACGCGCCGTGGATGTCTATGTGAAGGTTGTTGTCGCGGCACAGACGTGCGCAGAGGATGTGGAGTATGCGGCGCGTCTTGTCGCCGCGATCGCACCCGAGACACTTCTCATCCTCCAACCCGTCACGCCCTACGGCGGCTGTACTGCGCCCACGCCCGCACGCCTCCTCGAACTCCAACGCATCGCCCTGCGTCACATTTCCGATGTCCGCATTATCCCGCAGACCCACCGAATGATGGATTTGCTGTGA
- a CDS encoding amidohydrolase family protein, whose protein sequence is MKIIDAHLHFGRGEYFDTAARTAGHENTEEALRRDFRASGIVHAIIMGNLPVEETNPNYPDIFHYCVGIGGDGVTEIAQGRIEKLLPALEQHLKKERCVGVKLYPGYHYFYIYDDMLAPVYELAAQYQKSVAVHTGLTATEKALLKYAHPNVMDEAATKFRDVHFVMCHLGEPYFTDAVAVMEKNPNVSADLSGMLAGKIQDFALFCTRKKFYIEQLHGWLAYLNAYDRLMFGTDWPLANFDDYIAFTKLLIPEEYWNAVFYDNAVRIYNLQL, encoded by the coding sequence ATGAAGATCATTGACGCTCATCTGCACTTTGGCAGAGGGGAGTATTTTGATACGGCGGCACGGACGGCGGGACACGAGAATACGGAGGAGGCGCTGCGCCGTGACTTCCGTGCGTCCGGCATCGTCCACGCCATCATCATGGGCAATCTGCCTGTGGAGGAAACGAATCCGAACTATCCCGATATTTTTCACTATTGCGTCGGCATTGGCGGCGACGGTGTGACGGAGATCGCGCAGGGGCGCATCGAAAAGCTCTTGCCCGCACTCGAACAACATCTAAAAAAGGAACGGTGCGTCGGCGTCAAGCTCTATCCGGGTTATCATTATTTCTATATCTATGACGATATGCTTGCGCCTGTCTACGAACTCGCCGCGCAGTACCAGAAGTCCGTCGCCGTACACACTGGGCTGACGGCGACGGAGAAGGCACTGCTGAAATACGCGCACCCGAATGTGATGGATGAGGCGGCGACGAAGTTCCGTGATGTGCATTTCGTCATGTGTCATTTGGGTGAACCGTATTTCACGGACGCCGTCGCTGTGATGGAGAAGAATCCGAATGTGAGTGCCGATCTCTCGGGGATGCTTGCGGGTAAAATTCAGGATTTTGCGTTATTCTGTACGCGCAAGAAGTTCTACATCGAGCAGCTGCACGGCTGGCTCGCTTATCTCAATGCCTATGACCGTCTGATGTTCGGGACGGATTGGCCGCTTGCGAATTTTGATGACTACATCGCGTTCACAAAGCTGCTCATCCCCGAGGAGTATTGGAATGCGGTGTTCTATGACAATGCTGTGCGAATCTACAATTTACAACTATAA
- the def gene encoding peptide deformylase — translation MAILEIKKAGDPVLKQVAEPIERLTKRHRQLLDDMAETMYSADGVGLAAPQVGKSLRIVVIDVQDEHGLLELINPVITMREGSVVDSEGCLSVPQVYGDVERAERVTVAYTDRRSRRRTLTAEGLLARCIQHECDHLDGRLFIDIAVSLRKAEEKE, via the coding sequence ATGGCGATACTGGAAATCAAAAAGGCGGGCGATCCCGTTCTGAAGCAGGTGGCAGAACCGATTGAGCGGCTTACAAAGCGGCATCGGCAGCTGCTCGACGATATGGCGGAGACGATGTACTCCGCCGACGGGGTGGGGCTTGCCGCGCCGCAGGTGGGGAAATCCCTGCGCATTGTGGTGATCGACGTGCAGGACGAGCATGGGCTGCTCGAACTCATCAACCCCGTCATTACGATGCGCGAAGGCTCTGTGGTGGATTCGGAGGGCTGTCTTTCCGTACCGCAGGTCTACGGTGATGTGGAGCGTGCGGAGCGGGTGACGGTGGCGTATACGGATCGGCGCAGCCGCCGGCGGACTCTGACGGCGGAGGGGCTTTTGGCGCGCTGTATTCAGCACGAGTGCGACCATCTCGACGGCAGACTCTTTATCGACATTGCGGTGAGCCTACGCAAGGCGGAAGAAAAGGAGTGA
- the fmt gene encoding methionyl-tRNA formyltransferase: MRVVFMGTPDFAVPTLAAIAARPDLAEVVAAVTQPDRPRGRGRKLSPSPVKMWAVEHDIPVLQPERARDAAFVAQLRELNPDVAVVVAFGQILSQEVLDIPVRGCINVHASLLPKYRGAAPIQHAIMAGETVTGITTMQMDAGLDTGDMLLWREVPIHADTTYGQLHDALMETGADLLVETLAQLAAGTLVRTPQTGASCYAARITRETAVIDWTKKAEDIDALVRGLNPTPYAQTNLDGIVYKIGKIIPSSEEKAKPYPAGTIVRASAVAGLLVAAGDGTVVQIMEIQAPGKKMMDAKAFLNGYTLPVGARFSP; this comes from the coding sequence ATGCGTGTCGTCTTTATGGGGACGCCGGATTTCGCCGTCCCGACACTCGCGGCGATTGCGGCGCGACCCGATCTCGCGGAGGTCGTTGCCGCCGTCACGCAGCCCGACCGCCCACGCGGGCGCGGCAGGAAACTCAGCCCGTCGCCCGTCAAGATGTGGGCAGTGGAGCACGATATTCCCGTGCTTCAGCCCGAGCGTGCGCGTGATGCGGCATTTGTCGCGCAGCTGCGGGAGCTGAATCCGGATGTGGCGGTTGTGGTAGCGTTCGGTCAGATCCTCTCGCAGGAGGTGCTCGATATTCCCGTGCGTGGCTGTATTAACGTACACGCCTCGCTCTTGCCGAAGTATCGCGGTGCTGCGCCGATTCAGCACGCGATCATGGCGGGCGAAACGGTGACGGGGATTACGACGATGCAGATGGATGCGGGGCTTGATACGGGCGATATGCTCCTGTGGAGAGAAGTGCCGATTCATGCGGATACCACGTACGGGCAGCTTCATGACGCGCTGATGGAGACGGGGGCAGACCTTCTCGTTGAGACATTGGCACAGCTTGCAGCGGGGACGCTCGTGCGCACGCCGCAGACGGGCGCATCCTGCTATGCCGCGCGCATTACACGTGAGACGGCAGTGATCGATTGGACAAAAAAAGCAGAGGATATTGATGCGCTTGTGCGCGGTTTGAATCCGACCCCATACGCGCAGACGAATCTTGATGGCATAGTCTATAAAATTGGGAAGATAATTCCTTCCTCAGAAGAAAAGGCGAAGCCCTATCCTGCCGGAACGATTGTCCGCGCATCCGCTGTAGCCGGCCTTTTGGTTGCTGCGGGGGATGGCACTGTGGTACAGATCATGGAAATTCAAGCCCCCGGCAAGAAGATGATGGACGCAAAAGCCTTTTTGAACGGGTATACGCTTCCCGTCGGTGCAAGGTTTTCGCCATGA
- a CDS encoding DUF116 domain-containing protein, producing the protein MSVQTLMVNGKTAGEKKTIALPSRPKKRLFIGMLLLVTWLTAMLLFGIWYIGVPGLARIQPALPWALGGALMLLVLISFFGIFNMVLAVAGLPYLPWMKRQTYELINLLFPAAVRLGAVFGVKRRRLEGSFIAVSNLLFHRMHIRVPANRLLVVTPHCLQLASCPHKVTRDPNNCKRCGGCNIGDLVALADEMGFHFFVATGGTLARQIIYNMRPKAVLAIACERDLMSGIQDVFPLPAVGVLNIRPNGPCYNTSVDMNEVRRQLEEIIEPALGDTRKGA; encoded by the coding sequence ATGAGTGTGCAGACCTTGATGGTGAACGGCAAGACGGCGGGCGAGAAAAAAACCATCGCCCTCCCGTCGCGCCCGAAAAAGCGACTTTTCATCGGTATGCTGCTCCTCGTGACGTGGCTTACGGCGATGCTCCTCTTTGGGATCTGGTACATTGGCGTACCGGGGCTTGCGCGGATTCAGCCGGCTCTGCCGTGGGCGCTTGGGGGAGCACTGATGCTCCTTGTTCTCATTTCGTTTTTTGGTATTTTCAATATGGTGTTGGCGGTTGCAGGGCTTCCGTACCTCCCGTGGATGAAGCGACAGACCTACGAACTCATCAATCTGCTCTTTCCCGCAGCCGTACGCCTCGGTGCTGTCTTTGGTGTGAAGCGGCGCAGGCTTGAGGGATCGTTTATCGCCGTGAGCAATCTGCTCTTTCACCGTATGCACATCCGTGTGCCCGCGAACCGTCTGCTTGTCGTCACGCCGCATTGCCTGCAGCTTGCAAGCTGCCCGCACAAGGTGACGCGCGACCCGAACAACTGCAAGCGGTGCGGCGGCTGCAACATCGGCGACCTCGTCGCACTCGCCGACGAGATGGGCTTTCACTTTTTCGTGGCGACAGGAGGTACGCTTGCCCGCCAGATCATCTACAATATGCGCCCGAAGGCGGTGCTTGCGATTGCGTGCGAGCGCGATCTGATGAGTGGGATACAGGACGTTTTCCCTCTGCCGGCCGTCGGCGTGCTGAACATCCGTCCCAATGGGCCGTGCTACAATACGAGCGTGGATATGAACGAGGTGCGCCGCCAGTTGGAGGAGATCATTGAGCCGGCATTGGGCGATACGAGGAAGGGCGCATAA